The Ptychodera flava strain L36383 chromosome 16, AS_Pfla_20210202, whole genome shotgun sequence region CTTCACTATAAGACAATATTAATACTATAAGGTATGCCTCGTACAATATCGGCTAAGCGGGATCACGACTGAAAGAACCTGTGTAGTTTTAAAATTATCGCAATATCAAATATAAAAGGCAGACAAAATTGCTTCCGTTCAGATAAGATTtggaaataagctgattttggtGTAACGTGCCTTTACAGTACAGGCAAACTGTCTTCATAAAGGTAACTTTGGAACAGGTGTTGTTCAACTGGCAGATTTCATATGATctaaatgtaattttctcttcTCATTGTCTGCATTTTGTAAACAGAGATGGAATTCTAGAAaccagatagatagatatgacATTTCCTGACAAGTGTTGAATCTATATAGAGTTTACCTTTGACCCTTTCCCTTGTTTCTAAGATATATTGCTTCGACGATGATTTGATAACCCTTGGACTGGTTTTGAAACCGCACCATGTAGCAATATCCCACATGTCCTGTTGGTTGCCGCTGAACACATGTATTCCCGGGTCGAAATCCTGTGTGATTCCAAAATATAAAGGTAGCATTCTGACTAGTAGCTAAACACTCGGAGgcgttatacactttttaaTATATCAAAAAATAGTATCACATTACTGCAATATTGTAAACTTCTAAGTAAGACGCCGAGTTTCAATAGTTATCAACTTTTTCACTCGTTCCGAGAATCATGCGCAATCGATTCATATACTACGTCGCCTTATTTGTCAAAcgatattttaaaaaaaaatggtgtaaaataataatagaaggggaaaaaacgaaaaaatgaCCTGCACGTATTTTGTCCATCGTTTCAGTTTGGGATAATTGTCATAAATAGTAAGAAGGGTTGAAGACTGGCCCAAGTTACAAACAGCGACACCGTCTTCTTTCAAACACCAGAAAATATACTGGAATATTTTCTCCGTGTTTTCCATCCAGTGAAGAGACATGTTACTGTACACCTTGGTGAAGGCATTTTGAAATTCGCTGTGAATATCTTTTATCTTCCTGAAATCTGCGACGAGGTATCTTGTCTTTCCTTCAATGGAGTTGTTCAGTCGGGCAAATTCGATGGCCTTGGACGAGATGTCAATtcctgaaaaaaatgacccGGTTTAACAGGTTTAaagtttgttttaaaatttacagaaCATTCCCATCCAAGTACTTTTTCTTCGGCTACTTGATATTTACAGTCTCTAAATacataaatcactcaataaaATGGTTAAAGTGTCCTGTTTCTTTATAAACCTACTCAGCATCAAACGACCATGTATTCTTTGTCATTACAAAGCATAGACCTTCAAGAAAAACTAGGGTCTATCAAAGGTAGCACTCTATATTGAAATGTACACACAATTAATCGACTCTATAGCTCTGAATAGGGGAGGCCATCACGTATACTGCAGGGAGTTCGGAGAGAAAAAGTGTTCGGGCTGGGGCGCTTGTGAAGATTTCTCATAATCAAGCAGGCGCAGACACTGCTTAGGTAAACATAAGCTCATAAACTTTCTTTTAGTTTCTTCATCCATCCACAGATACTGTATAATTTGTTTAATGAATGGATACCTGATCCCAAATTCGTGCTTCACGTACCAGGAGGCTAAATAGGCTGATGTCCTGTGGCATCAAATAAGCCAAGCACGCCATACGTattgcaaataaataaaaaaaccaaCACTGTCAAATGAAATGATTACATAAAATCTTATTACTGAGTATATCTGTTCAGGTGGAACGCACATCGCAATTGAAAAACTTCTTTTACTCCATCTTTTCTCAGTAAAAATTTTAAACCatatttttaccaaatcaagattAACATTAGCGGTTATCACACAAAGTCATGTACCTGACAGACAAGTTACCTTATGATAAccgaaattcaaagtggccgccatccctgtgttaactgtgttaaggggaaaaataaaattttcgattttcgaaacaaAGATTGTTAAAATGATTCCCCGTTGG contains the following coding sequences:
- the LOC139114519 gene encoding juvenile hormone acid O-methyltransferase-like, with product MNDCSWASYSTNRLVQHEIGLELLSMVQESDWKEDDVILDIGCGTGEITRMMAERDNVKEIIGIDISSKAIEFARLNNSIEGKTRYLVADFRKIKDIHSEFQNAFTKVYSNMSLHWMENTEKIFQYIFWCLKEDGVAVCNLGQSSTLLTIYDNYPKLKRWTKYVQDFDPGIHVFSGNQQDMWDIATWCGFKTSPRVIKSSSKQYILETRERVKGHLKPLMGPLESIPTSLQDDFLEDCCDLFYDVASKTEDRRYLWRHLLLRLMLKK